One region of Glycine max cultivar Williams 82 chromosome 9, Glycine_max_v4.0, whole genome shotgun sequence genomic DNA includes:
- the LOC100819409 gene encoding probable purine permease 11-like: MTDNEEPMIVPGSMSELAFNKYKRWQWWCLVTLSIAFLIVGQSAAVILGRFYYDQGGNSKWMATLVQTAAFPILFIPLFTIPSPPEASTSASPPIKIILLIYFGLGVLIAADNMMYSTGLLYLSASTYSLICASQLAFNAVFSYFINSQKFTALIINSTVVLTLSAALLAVNEDTDEPSGFSKGKYIIGFLCTLGASAVYSLLLSLMQLTFEKVLKKETFSVVLEMQIYTSFVASGASVIGLFASGEWRTLHGEMEGFQKGYVAYVMTLVWTSIAWQVCSVGVVGLIFLVSSLYSNVISTVSLAVTPIAAVIVFHDKMNGVKIISMLLALWGFASYIYQNYLDDSKTRHAQAATKSQNDSSC, translated from the exons ATGACGG ATAATGAAGAACCGATGATCGTACCTGGATCGATGTCTGAATTAGCGTTTAATAAATATAAGCGATGGCAATGGTGGTGTCTTGTGACACTCAGCATAGCCTTTCTTATAGTTGGCCAATCTGCTGCTGTTATCCTTGGAAGATTTTATTATGATCAGGGTGGAAATAGTAAATGGATGGCTACTCTAGTTCAAACTGCTGCCTTCCCGATCTTGTTCATTCCATTATTTACAATTCCTTCACCTCCAGAGGCTTCAACTTCTGCTTCACCTCCCatcaaaattattcttttgatATATTTTGGTCTTGGAGTCTTAATTGCTGCTGACAATATGATGTACTCCACTGGACTCTTATACCTCTCGGCTTCTACCTATTCGCTGATTTGTGCATCACAGTTAGCTTTTAATGCAGTTTTCTCATATTTTATCAATTCTCAAAAGTTCACTGCCTTGATTATAAACTCTACAGTGGTTCTCACTTTATCTGCTGCACTCCTTGCTGTTAACGAAGACACAGATGAACCATCTGGTTTCTCCAAGGGAAAGTACATTATTGGTTTCCTATGTACCCTTGGAGCTTCTGCAGTGTACTCTCTTTTGCTTTCCCTCATGCAGCTGACCTTTGAGAAGGTTCTGAAGAAGGAAACATTTTCTGTTGTTTTGGAAATGCAAATCTACACATCATTCGTTGCCTCTGGTGCTTCTGTCATAGGCCTATTTGCAAGTGGGGAATGGCGTACTTTGCATGGAGAAATGGAGGGTTTTCAGAAAGGATATGTTGCttatgttatgactttggttTGGACTTCAATAGCCTGGCAGGTATGCTCTGTTGGTGTTGTTGGCTTGATCTTCCTAGTGTCTTCTCTCTACTCCAATGTTATAAGCACAGTTTCTTTAGCCGTAACTCCTATTGCTGCTGTTATAGTTTTTCATGATAAGATGAATGGGGTGAAGATAATTTCTATGCTTTTGGCTCTATGGGGTTTTGCCTCTTATATTTATCAGAATTATCTTGATGATTCAAAGACAAGACATGCACAAGCTGCTACTAAGTCCCAAAATGATTCTTCATGTTGA